The following proteins come from a genomic window of Campylobacter concisus:
- the hypB gene encoding hydrogenase nickel incorporation protein HypB, with the protein MCKDCGCSMGNHAHTHTHADSTTHSHPHTHDGHTDHAHDAHEHSHEAHAHPVLNESKTIDVIEKILSKNDKEAAHNRAHLDEKKILCVNLMSSPGAGKTTLLEATIKAGKFKIGVVEGDLETNQDADRIVKAGAKAHQISTGQTCHLDAFMVHEGLHHLPLNELDLVFIENVGNLVCPASYDVGSHFNAVLLSVPEGDDKVSKYPVMFRAADVLLITKASLAPHFDFDIERVKNDARKLNPKVDIFVVDSKTGEGIDKWISYLEFKKELR; encoded by the coding sequence ATGTGTAAAGATTGCGGTTGTTCAATGGGTAATCACGCCCACACTCATACTCACGCTGATAGTACCACTCACTCACACCCACATACTCACGATGGGCATACTGACCACGCTCATGACGCACACGAGCATAGCCACGAGGCTCACGCACACCCTGTGCTAAACGAGAGCAAAACGATAGACGTGATAGAGAAAATTCTATCTAAAAACGACAAAGAGGCCGCTCATAACAGAGCGCATCTTGATGAGAAAAAGATACTTTGTGTAAATTTGATGAGTAGTCCAGGCGCTGGCAAGACTACGCTTTTAGAAGCTACGATAAAGGCTGGCAAATTTAAAATAGGCGTTGTCGAGGGCGATTTAGAGACCAACCAAGATGCCGACCGCATAGTAAAAGCTGGCGCAAAAGCTCATCAGATAAGCACAGGTCAGACCTGCCACTTGGACGCTTTTATGGTGCATGAGGGGCTTCATCACCTGCCACTAAACGAGCTTGATCTAGTCTTTATAGAAAATGTTGGAAATTTAGTTTGCCCTGCAAGCTACGACGTTGGCTCGCACTTTAACGCTGTGCTTCTTTCAGTGCCAGAGGGTGATGACAAGGTGAGCAAATATCCAGTGATGTTTAGAGCTGCTGACGTACTTTTGATCACAAAAGCTTCGCTTGCACCGCACTTTGACTTTGATATCGAGCGAGTGAAAAACGACGCTAGAAAGCTAAATCCAAAGGTTGATATCTTTGTCGTAGATAGCAAAACAGGCGAGGGCATAGACAAATGGATAAGTTATTTGGAATTTAAAAAAGAGCTAAGATAA
- a CDS encoding GDYXXLXY domain-containing protein encodes MKIKVLIVAVVFQISLIGIMLGYALMPLYFGQEVRVRVNLYDPRDLFRGNYVDLNYEFSNFHSRNFDENDEDDRYIDQYDERVRDGARVYAILKPDVNGTYSFAKFSISKPDNGVFLAGRYDGYSLVKYGIEQFYMSPDSAANTEDEMREEDVDAYAVLMVMDNGKARLKDLIIQKNAQKNSKKLLGGENFDKLDDVRQKE; translated from the coding sequence ATGAAGATAAAAGTATTAATAGTAGCTGTGGTTTTTCAAATTTCGCTTATTGGCATTATGCTTGGCTACGCACTTATGCCACTTTATTTTGGGCAAGAGGTAAGAGTAAGGGTCAATCTTTATGATCCAAGAGATCTTTTTCGCGGAAATTATGTTGATTTAAACTATGAATTTTCAAATTTTCATTCAAGAAATTTTGACGAAAATGATGAAGATGACCGCTATATCGACCAATACGATGAGAGAGTAAGAGATGGGGCTAGAGTTTATGCTATTTTAAAACCAGATGTTAATGGCACTTACAGCTTTGCTAAATTTAGTATAAGCAAGCCAGACAATGGAGTGTTTTTAGCTGGTAGATATGACGGTTACTCACTCGTAAAATACGGCATAGAGCAGTTTTATATGTCACCTGATAGTGCGGCTAATACTGAAGATGAAATGAGAGAAGAAGATGTTGATGCCTATGCTGTTTTGATGGTGATGGATAATGGCAAAGCTAGACTAAAGGATCTAATAATCCAAAAGAATGCCCAAAAAAATAGTAAAAAACTACTCGGTGGTGAAAATTTTGATAAGCTGGATGATGTTAGGCAAAAAGAGTAA